One Prosthecochloris marina DNA window includes the following coding sequences:
- a CDS encoding CPBP family intramembrane glutamic endopeptidase, whose product MTSSKKFSFVQEGDQERLQLSFGLMALIWIVGFAGHFTPLREWPALTLYVIGSLSLVLFQGVKRNGWKSMYMAGGHYKKSLLWGGGAGALLFFMALFNTHNHYENGGAAMDGMEALLRKDFLLYLFPVLVLAEELFWRGIMASSLAAYNVNRHIIVLVTTLCFALNHFAVAPVAMEERLLMAIMALPLGIAGGYITLGTKNVWGSVVVHMSAMISMFIGMQMNT is encoded by the coding sequence ATGACATCGTCGAAGAAGTTTTCTTTCGTACAGGAAGGTGATCAAGAGCGTTTACAACTTTCATTCGGGCTTATGGCCCTCATATGGATAGTGGGTTTTGCCGGGCACTTTACCCCGCTGCGTGAATGGCCTGCACTGACTCTTTATGTTATCGGTTCATTGAGTCTTGTGCTTTTCCAGGGAGTGAAGCGCAATGGCTGGAAAAGCATGTACATGGCAGGGGGACACTACAAGAAATCATTACTTTGGGGGGGGGGCGCCGGAGCGTTACTTTTCTTTATGGCTCTGTTCAATACCCATAATCATTATGAAAACGGCGGTGCGGCTATGGATGGGATGGAAGCATTGCTTCGCAAGGATTTTCTTCTCTATCTTTTTCCTGTATTGGTACTTGCAGAGGAGTTATTTTGGAGGGGGATTATGGCCTCTTCTCTTGCAGCCTATAATGTCAATCGGCATATTATCGTGCTGGTCACCACGTTGTGCTTTGCGCTCAACCACTTTGCCGTTGCGCCGGTTGCTATGGAGGAGCGCCTGCTTATGGCAATCATGGCGTTGCCGCTTGGCATTGCAGGAGGATATATAACATTGGGTACAAAAAATGTGTGGGGGAGCGTTGTCGTGCACATGTCTGCGATGATCTCCATGTTTATCGGTATGCAAATGAACACATAA
- the groES gene encoding co-chaperone GroES → MNLKPLADRVIVKPAPAEEKTKGGLYIPDTGKEKPQYGEVVAVGPGKVADSGQVLEMQVVVGQKVLYGKYSGTEVAVEGEDYLIMRESDIFAILD, encoded by the coding sequence ATGAACTTAAAACCTTTAGCTGACCGAGTAATCGTCAAGCCGGCGCCAGCAGAGGAGAAGACCAAGGGCGGGCTTTACATTCCGGATACCGGAAAAGAAAAACCTCAGTACGGTGAGGTTGTTGCTGTAGGTCCGGGTAAGGTTGCCGACAGCGGACAGGTCCTTGAAATGCAGGTTGTGGTTGGACAGAAAGTACTGTATGGCAAGTACTCAGGAACTGAAGTTGCCGTAGAAGGTGAAGACTATCTCATCATGAGGGAGTCTGACATTTTTGCTATTCTGGATTGA
- the trpA gene encoding tryptophan synthase subunit alpha, producing MTQNRVSTLLKEQRKFLIAYYMPEFPVPGSTLPVLEALQKSGIDIIELGIPYSDPIGDGPVIQEAAQIAIKNGVHTAGILKMVGKARAGEGCEKITVPVMLMGYCSPLIAYGGDCFLTDALGAGVDGLLIPDLPPEEAEDFLERAKGFGLSVVFFISPLTPVDRIRRIDALSTDFSYCFAVNATTGTGKLGETDREADIEAYLHRVRENTRKKFVVGFGIKDRKRIEKVWSVADGAVVGTALLQAIRDASTPQEAAAMAAEFCETLQGTGKQSTL from the coding sequence ATGACGCAAAACAGGGTTTCAACGTTACTCAAAGAACAGAGAAAATTTCTCATTGCTTACTATATGCCTGAATTTCCCGTTCCCGGATCGACGCTTCCGGTTCTTGAAGCGTTACAGAAGAGCGGTATCGACATCATTGAGCTTGGCATACCCTATTCCGATCCCATAGGAGACGGGCCGGTTATACAGGAGGCGGCGCAGATAGCGATCAAGAACGGTGTTCACACCGCCGGTATTCTAAAGATGGTCGGAAAAGCAAGAGCCGGTGAAGGATGTGAAAAAATTACGGTGCCAGTCATGCTTATGGGCTATTGCAGCCCGCTGATAGCATATGGGGGAGACTGTTTTCTGACCGATGCCTTGGGGGCTGGAGTTGACGGGTTGCTCATACCGGATCTTCCGCCGGAAGAAGCTGAAGATTTTCTCGAAAGGGCCAAGGGCTTCGGGCTTTCCGTTGTTTTTTTTATTTCTCCTCTGACTCCTGTCGATCGTATCAGGAGGATAGATGCGTTGTCAACCGATTTTTCATACTGTTTTGCGGTTAATGCAACAACCGGAACAGGTAAGCTGGGTGAGACAGATCGTGAAGCCGATATCGAAGCCTATCTCCACCGGGTCAGGGAGAATACCAGAAAGAAATTTGTTGTCGGTTTCGGTATAAAGGACCGTAAACGCATTGAAAAGGTCTGGAGCGTTGCTGACGGGGCGGTTGTCGGCACGGCACTTTTGCAGGCCATACGCGATGCATCAACACCTCAAGAGGCAGCGGCAATGGCTGCGGAATTTTGCGAGACATTGCAGGGCACCGGGAAACAGTCAACGTTATGA
- the queC gene encoding 7-cyano-7-deazaguanine synthase QueC, translating to MRAVVLISGGMDSLVVTALADFLGYDIAAMHVNYGQRTWQKELMAFRQICSHYNIERRLEIDTPFLAQIGGSSLTDNTIPVEAADLDGSEVPSSYVPFRNASFLSMAASWSEVIGANKIFIGAVEEDSSGYPDCRKVFYEAFNRVIELGTRPETAIEIQTPLIDLQKSGIVKKGIDLDVPFQYSWSCYKSEGKACGVCDSCARRLRAFQQVGVPDPIDYEERPGYV from the coding sequence ATGAGAGCCGTAGTACTGATAAGCGGGGGAATGGATAGTCTTGTAGTAACAGCTCTTGCAGATTTCCTGGGCTATGATATCGCTGCGATGCATGTCAATTACGGTCAGCGTACTTGGCAGAAAGAGCTGATGGCTTTCCGTCAGATATGCAGCCATTACAATATTGAACGAAGATTGGAAATCGATACGCCTTTTCTTGCACAGATAGGAGGGTCTTCCCTGACGGACAACACAATTCCTGTAGAAGCTGCGGATCTTGACGGTTCGGAAGTACCATCGAGTTATGTGCCGTTCAGGAATGCAAGTTTTCTCTCGATGGCGGCGAGCTGGTCAGAGGTTATCGGAGCGAACAAAATATTCATCGGTGCGGTCGAAGAAGACTCTTCGGGATATCCTGATTGCCGCAAGGTGTTTTACGAGGCTTTCAACAGGGTAATCGAACTTGGCACACGGCCTGAAACCGCTATTGAAATTCAAACACCACTTATAGATCTGCAAAAATCAGGGATTGTCAAGAAAGGGATCGATCTTGACGTTCCATTTCAGTATAGTTGGTCCTGCTACAAAAGTGAAGGCAAGGCATGTGGGGTTTGTGACAGCTGTGCCCGAAGACTCAGGGCTTTCCAGCAGGTAGGGGTTCCCGATCCGATTGATTACGAGGAACGGCCAGGGTATGTATGA
- the groL gene encoding chaperonin GroEL (60 kDa chaperone family; promotes refolding of misfolded polypeptides especially under stressful conditions; forms two stacked rings of heptamers to form a barrel-shaped 14mer; ends can be capped by GroES; misfolded proteins enter the barrel where they are refolded when GroES binds), translating to MTAKDILFDAEARAKLKVGVDKLADAVKVTLGPAGRNVLIDKKFGAPTSTKDGVTVAKEIELEDSFENMGAQMVREVSSKTSDVAGDGTTTATVLAQAIYREGLKNVAAGARPIDLKRGIDKAVKDVIVELREISRDISGKKEIAQVGTISANNDPEIGELIAEAMEKVGKDGVITVEEAKGMETELKVVEGMQFDRGYLSPYFVTNSEKMDAELEDPYILIHDKKISNMKDLLPILEKTAQSGRPLMIISEDIEGEALATLVVNKLRGTLKVCAVKAPGFGDRRKAMLEDIAILTGGTVISEEKGYKLENATISYLGQAATISVDKDNTTIVEGKGQADDIKARINEIKSQIEKSTSDYDTEKLQERLAKLSGGVAVINIGASTEVEMKEKKARVEDALHATRAAVQEGIVAGGGVALIRAAKGLESTEPENNDQKTGVEIIRRSLEEPLRQIVANTGTTDGAVVVEKVKQGEGDFGFNARTEEYEKMIDAGVVDPTKVTRTALENAASVAGILLTTEAAITDIKEDAPEMPAMPPGGMGGMGGMM from the coding sequence ATGACTGCTAAAGATATTCTCTTTGATGCAGAGGCCAGAGCCAAGCTGAAAGTCGGTGTGGACAAGCTTGCCGATGCTGTAAAGGTTACACTCGGCCCTGCCGGTAGAAATGTGCTTATCGACAAGAAATTCGGTGCACCGACCTCGACAAAAGACGGGGTTACCGTTGCAAAAGAGATCGAGCTTGAAGATTCTTTTGAAAACATGGGTGCACAGATGGTCCGTGAAGTATCCTCGAAAACAAGCGACGTTGCTGGTGACGGTACAACAACCGCAACCGTTCTTGCTCAGGCCATCTACCGTGAAGGTTTGAAAAACGTTGCAGCCGGTGCCCGCCCGATCGATCTCAAGAGAGGCATTGACAAAGCTGTAAAAGACGTTATCGTAGAACTCAGGGAAATCAGCCGTGATATTTCCGGTAAAAAGGAAATTGCACAGGTTGGAACCATTTCTGCCAACAACGATCCTGAAATCGGTGAGCTGATTGCCGAAGCGATGGAAAAAGTCGGTAAAGACGGTGTGATTACCGTTGAGGAAGCAAAAGGCATGGAAACCGAGCTGAAAGTCGTGGAAGGTATGCAGTTCGATCGCGGTTACCTTTCTCCTTACTTTGTGACCAACTCGGAAAAGATGGATGCCGAGCTTGAAGATCCCTACATTCTGATCCACGATAAGAAGATCAGCAACATGAAAGATCTTCTGCCGATTCTTGAGAAAACAGCTCAGTCAGGCAGGCCGCTGATGATCATTTCTGAAGATATCGAAGGTGAAGCTCTTGCTACTCTCGTTGTCAACAAGCTTCGTGGTACACTGAAAGTATGTGCGGTCAAAGCACCGGGCTTCGGTGACCGTCGCAAGGCCATGTTGGAAGATATCGCCATTCTGACCGGCGGTACGGTAATTTCCGAGGAGAAAGGCTACAAACTCGAAAACGCTACGATTTCCTATCTTGGTCAAGCAGCTACCATATCGGTTGACAAAGACAATACAACCATCGTCGAAGGTAAAGGCCAGGCTGATGATATCAAGGCCCGCATCAACGAGATCAAGAGCCAGATCGAGAAATCGACATCTGACTACGACACCGAAAAACTTCAGGAGCGCCTTGCAAAGCTTTCCGGCGGTGTTGCGGTTATCAATATCGGTGCTTCGACCGAGGTCGAGATGAAAGAGAAAAAGGCCCGCGTTGAAGATGCTCTTCACGCTACACGTGCTGCTGTACAGGAAGGTATCGTTGCTGGCGGTGGTGTTGCACTGATTCGTGCTGCCAAAGGTCTGGAGAGCACCGAGCCGGAAAACAACGATCAGAAAACCGGTGTCGAAATCATCCGCCGTTCTCTTGAAGAACCTCTTCGTCAGATTGTTGCCAATACCGGTACGACCGACGGCGCAGTGGTTGTCGAGAAGGTGAAGCAGGGTGAAGGTGATTTTGGCTTCAACGCCAGAACTGAAGAGTACGAAAAGATGATTGATGCTGGTGTTGTCGATCCTACCAAGGTAACAAGAACCGCTCTTGAGAATGCAGCATCGGTTGCAGGTATTCTCCTGACGACTGAAGCGGCTATTACCGATATCAAGGAAGATGCACCTGAAATGCCGGCAATGCCTCCGGGTGGCATGGGCGGTATGGGCGGTATGATGTAA
- a CDS encoding alpha/beta fold hydrolase, producing the protein MNALSTDLFLNWEYEKGKNARIRYREYSQPKTDKPSLLFVHGYGGMLEHWNQNIPLFAEKYHILAIDLLGFGGSEKPNARYRLSLFAEQIRALLVHKNISNVVIVGHSMGGASGLYFAHENPDIVEGLILANPSGLFGDTMDPMAKAFFGLIASPLIGEVMFAAFANHIGVSQSLLPTYYNQKKVDLQLINQFTKPLQDKGAVWSYLSPSRRPHDFTLEHLPKPCNYRNKAFLVWGAEDSALPPHKIIPEFQQLLPQAGAFIIPEASHCIHHDAHETFNARLAYILSHEL; encoded by the coding sequence ATGAACGCTCTGTCTACAGACCTTTTCCTCAACTGGGAATACGAGAAAGGAAAAAACGCACGAATACGATATCGGGAATACAGCCAGCCGAAAACGGACAAACCATCCTTGCTGTTTGTTCACGGTTACGGCGGTATGCTGGAACATTGGAATCAGAACATACCGTTGTTTGCGGAGAAATATCATATACTTGCCATCGATCTCCTGGGATTCGGCGGATCGGAAAAACCCAATGCCAGGTACCGTCTTTCACTGTTTGCCGAGCAGATACGAGCACTTCTGGTCCACAAAAACATCAGCAACGTAGTTATTGTAGGACATTCTATGGGAGGGGCATCAGGCCTCTACTTTGCCCATGAGAATCCGGATATTGTAGAAGGACTCATACTGGCGAACCCGTCAGGGCTTTTCGGCGACACAATGGATCCGATGGCGAAAGCATTTTTCGGCCTCATTGCTTCCCCCCTGATCGGTGAAGTCATGTTTGCAGCATTCGCAAACCACATAGGGGTGAGCCAAAGCCTTCTGCCAACGTACTATAACCAGAAAAAAGTTGATTTACAGCTGATCAACCAGTTCACAAAACCCCTCCAGGATAAAGGCGCTGTATGGTCTTATCTTTCCCCTTCCCGAAGACCGCATGATTTTACACTGGAGCATCTCCCGAAACCGTGCAATTACCGAAACAAAGCGTTTCTCGTCTGGGGAGCGGAAGACAGCGCCCTGCCACCTCATAAAATCATCCCGGAATTCCAGCAACTGCTGCCTCAGGCCGGTGCATTCATCATTCCTGAAGCTTCGCATTGCATCCATCATGATGCGCACGAAACATTCAATGCCCGCTTGGCATATATACTCTCCCACGAACTGTGA
- the uvrA gene encoding excinuclease ABC subunit UvrA, giving the protein MQKEKVVSGQNTVLPDIVMQGVCTHNLKNISVRIPRNKFVVITGVSGSGKSSLAFDTLYAEGHRRYVESMSAYIRQFLERMPRPEIASIEGIAPAIAIEQKAIPKNPRSTVGTVSEIYDYLRLLFARIGKIYSADTNELVLKHTPEDVGWQVDFLEEGSRFFVGFPFPCHTTTSSHRCPVDEELKNLLQKGFFRLVYKDEILDINDEAVRKRVVDMDAEDVMQVIVLVDRFKAVHDEKTSSRVAQAAETSFNESSGYALLKVVGGKMFRFSDRLELNGVEYQEPTPQLFAFNSPLGACPECQGFGRVAGIDEDAVIPNKSLSLAEGAIACWNSEKYSRHRKKLLDIAAEVGIPVDRPYEKLSPVHKNMIWKGVHQKGYKGVSRFFAEIEKDAGYKMHLRVFLSRYRGYAACTACEGSRLKPEARCVKVSGKNIGEISKLNIADANDFFRNLDISPFDRKVAGALLLEIQKRLQYMLDVGLDYLTLDRLTHTLSGGEFQRINLSTSLGSPLVGAMYILDEPSIGLHQSDSARLIRLLKRLRDLGNTVVVVEHDREIIEAADEIIDLGPKAGKMGGKVVFHGVPGKILEKTGSLTADYLTGKKTIPVPFRRRNPDFSRCIEVHGAMQNNLKNIDVRFPLGVMTCVTGVSGSGKSTLVNDIVKKGIARAKENSSEKVGTHRSIIGAELVDGVEHVDQSPIGKSSRSNPATYLKVFDDIRQLFAQTRDARSRGWKPGYFSFNIPGGRCETCAGEGIVKIEMQFLADIEAVCEECGGKRYKSDTLEIRYKGLSIAEVLDLTVQEAMEFFSSEKSIRRKLAVLDDVGLGYIRLGQSSSTLSGGEAQRLKLSHFIAKSDTAHTLFIFDEPTTGLHFDDILKLINCFERLLEQGNSLLIIEHNPDIIKQADWIIDLGPGAGNKGGEIVVEGTPESICECPASLTGKHLKPWLEEGGDEKQVTGNK; this is encoded by the coding sequence ATGCAGAAAGAAAAGGTTGTTTCCGGCCAGAATACAGTGCTTCCCGATATTGTCATGCAGGGGGTCTGTACCCATAATCTGAAGAATATATCCGTACGGATTCCCAGGAATAAGTTTGTCGTTATAACCGGTGTAAGCGGGTCAGGGAAGTCAAGTCTTGCTTTCGATACGCTCTATGCCGAAGGGCATCGAAGATATGTTGAATCGATGTCGGCTTACATACGTCAGTTTCTCGAAAGAATGCCCAGGCCGGAGATAGCTTCTATAGAGGGTATTGCTCCTGCGATTGCCATTGAGCAGAAAGCCATTCCGAAAAACCCGCGTTCAACAGTCGGAACCGTTTCTGAAATCTATGATTATTTAAGGCTGCTTTTTGCGAGAATAGGTAAAATTTATTCGGCCGATACCAATGAGCTTGTACTGAAGCATACCCCTGAAGATGTCGGATGGCAGGTCGATTTTCTTGAAGAGGGGAGTCGTTTTTTTGTCGGTTTTCCTTTTCCCTGCCACACCACTACCAGTTCACACCGTTGCCCGGTAGATGAAGAATTGAAAAACCTGTTGCAGAAAGGTTTTTTTCGGCTGGTATACAAAGATGAAATTCTCGATATCAACGACGAAGCGGTTCGCAAGCGTGTTGTCGATATGGACGCGGAAGATGTCATGCAGGTGATCGTGCTTGTTGACCGCTTTAAGGCCGTTCATGATGAGAAAACCAGCAGCAGGGTTGCTCAGGCGGCTGAAACAAGTTTCAATGAGTCGAGTGGTTATGCGTTACTGAAAGTTGTCGGGGGGAAGATGTTCCGTTTCAGTGACCGTCTCGAGCTGAACGGTGTTGAATATCAAGAGCCGACTCCCCAGCTCTTTGCATTCAATTCTCCGCTTGGCGCTTGTCCTGAATGTCAGGGGTTCGGTCGGGTTGCCGGTATCGATGAAGATGCAGTTATTCCCAACAAATCATTAAGCCTGGCTGAAGGGGCCATTGCCTGCTGGAACTCAGAGAAGTACAGCCGTCACAGGAAGAAACTTCTTGACATTGCCGCGGAGGTTGGTATTCCGGTCGACCGGCCTTACGAGAAGCTTTCACCTGTCCATAAAAATATGATCTGGAAGGGTGTGCACCAGAAAGGGTACAAGGGTGTCAGCCGTTTTTTTGCCGAAATCGAAAAAGATGCCGGCTACAAGATGCACCTGCGTGTGTTTCTCAGCCGTTACAGGGGCTATGCGGCTTGCACTGCCTGCGAAGGAAGCCGACTCAAGCCGGAAGCGAGGTGTGTCAAGGTTTCCGGGAAAAACATCGGCGAAATAAGCAAGTTGAACATTGCAGATGCCAATGATTTTTTCAGGAATCTCGATATATCGCCCTTCGATAGAAAAGTTGCCGGCGCTTTGCTGTTGGAAATTCAGAAGCGATTGCAATATATGCTCGATGTCGGTCTCGATTATTTGACGCTCGATCGACTCACGCACACATTGAGCGGAGGAGAGTTTCAGCGGATCAATCTTTCGACATCTCTCGGCTCGCCGCTGGTCGGCGCGATGTACATTCTCGATGAACCGAGTATCGGGTTGCACCAGAGCGATTCTGCACGGTTGATAAGGTTGTTGAAGCGTTTGCGGGATCTCGGTAATACGGTGGTCGTTGTCGAGCATGATCGGGAGATCATCGAAGCAGCCGATGAAATTATCGATCTCGGGCCGAAAGCCGGAAAAATGGGTGGAAAAGTTGTTTTTCACGGGGTTCCGGGAAAGATTTTGGAGAAAACCGGGTCACTTACAGCCGATTACCTCACAGGTAAAAAAACAATTCCTGTTCCTTTCAGACGTCGAAACCCTGATTTTTCCAGGTGTATCGAAGTGCATGGCGCTATGCAGAACAATCTGAAAAACATCGATGTGCGGTTTCCTCTTGGGGTTATGACCTGCGTGACCGGTGTCAGCGGTTCGGGAAAATCTACCCTTGTCAACGATATTGTCAAGAAAGGGATTGCCAGAGCAAAAGAGAATAGCAGTGAAAAAGTCGGTACCCACCGTTCTATAATAGGGGCGGAACTTGTCGACGGTGTCGAACATGTTGACCAGTCGCCAATCGGAAAATCCAGCAGAAGTAATCCAGCCACGTACCTGAAAGTATTCGATGATATCCGCCAGCTGTTCGCCCAGACCAGGGATGCTCGATCAAGAGGATGGAAGCCCGGTTATTTTTCTTTCAATATTCCAGGGGGGCGTTGCGAAACCTGCGCGGGTGAAGGGATAGTGAAAATAGAAATGCAGTTTCTTGCAGACATTGAAGCGGTTTGTGAAGAGTGTGGCGGGAAGCGATACAAAAGCGATACTCTTGAAATCCGTTATAAAGGTCTTTCCATTGCCGAGGTGCTTGATCTTACCGTTCAGGAGGCTATGGAGTTTTTTTCCTCAGAAAAATCAATACGACGGAAACTTGCTGTCCTCGATGATGTCGGTCTCGGATATATTCGTCTGGGCCAGTCTTCGAGTACGCTTTCCGGAGGAGAGGCTCAACGCCTGAAACTTTCGCATTTCATTGCAAAATCCGATACTGCTCATACGCTCTTTATTTTTGATGAGCCGACCACAGGTCTTCATTTTGATGATATTCTCAAACTCATCAACTGTTTCGAGCGTCTTCTCGAACAAGGCAACTCTCTGTTGATCATCGAACACAATCCTGATATCATCAAACAGGCCGACTGGATTATCGATCTCGGTCCGGGAGCAGGAAATAAAGGGGGCGAAATTGTTGTCGAGGGGACACCTGAATCGATATGCGAATGCCCGGCATCACTCACCGGAAAACATCTCAAGCCCTGGCTTGAAGAGGGGGGTGATGAGAAACAAGTGACGGGAAACAAGTGA
- a CDS encoding RrF2 family transcriptional regulator, which produces MLKVSRKFEYGLHAAVYLARKEPDTVVTVKEMSLEIGFSQEFMAKAMQHLKKAGLAVSVQGVKGGYRLAKSPDDITISDIGRATEGVPHLMRCSVDSGKCEIVDTCPHRGYMFMLEKKIDMLMAGTTVSALL; this is translated from the coding sequence ATGTTGAAAGTTTCAAGAAAATTTGAATATGGGCTTCATGCTGCAGTATATCTTGCTCGCAAGGAACCTGATACGGTCGTGACCGTAAAAGAAATGTCTTTGGAGATAGGGTTTTCGCAGGAGTTTATGGCAAAAGCCATGCAGCATTTGAAAAAAGCCGGTCTTGCTGTATCGGTTCAAGGAGTGAAGGGGGGATATCGTCTGGCAAAGTCTCCGGATGATATCACCATTTCGGATATCGGCAGGGCAACGGAAGGGGTCCCTCATCTCATGCGATGCTCTGTTGATAGCGGAAAATGTGAAATTGTCGATACGTGCCCTCATCGCGGTTATATGTTCATGCTTGAAAAAAAGATCGACATGCTTATGGCGGGTACAACTGTATCAGCTCTTCTTTGA